Proteins co-encoded in one Rhopalosiphum maidis isolate BTI-1 chromosome 2, ASM367621v3, whole genome shotgun sequence genomic window:
- the LOC113553943 gene encoding aspartate aminotransferase, cytoplasmic-like, protein MVRFNDVPVVGQNGYIEVDTAFHNDTSPLKVDLVFGTFRSEDGSLYLLPVVKKAENMVVNDTSSHDYLSPTGIEGFTKSACRLLLGDIEKQWKDGMIFGVQCVGGAGALKIGAEFLSRHMNCTTVYYPDPSYEIHGTVFSFSGFQNKIQYRYLNRETKSLNFQGFCEDISNAPIDSVVILHACGHNPTGLDLTKEQWKTIAEIMKERQLIPFFDIAYQGMASGDIEEDTWAIRHFHKEGFEFLCAQSFSKMFTMYNERVGNLMVTLKSGHNIDSIKVHFERIVRSIYSNPPNHGATTVFKILSDPELYDEWSSSFKAMVNQIIEIRKSFRKALEEEGAPGKWNHITNQKGMFIMLSLTDSQVEYLRYFHHIYMVNCGRINATGLNTKNISYVAKAINDTLRKNI, encoded by the exons atggttcGATTCAATGATGTCCCGGTAGTGGGCCAGAATGGATACATTGAAGTTGATACTGCTTTCCATAATGACACTTCTCCTCTAAAAGTAGATCTTGTCTTTGGAA CTTTCAGATCGGAAGATGGTAGTCTATATTTGTTACCTGTGGTTAAGAAAGCAGAAAACATGGTTGTAAATGATACTTCGAGTCATGATTACTTATCACCTACAGGAATTGAAGGTTTTACAAAATCAGCATGCAGGTTATTGTTAGGTGATATTGAAAAACAGTGGAAAGACGGAATG ataTTTGGTGTTCAATGTGTTGGTGGAGCTGGAGCCCTAAAAATAGGTGCAGAATTTCTATCGCGACATATGAATTGCACAACTGTTTATTATCCTGATCCATCATatg aAATACACGGAACCGTGTTCTCGTTTAGTggatttcaaaacaaaattcaatacCGTTATCTGAATAGGGAAACTAAATCTTTGAATTTTCAAGGATTTTGTGAGGACATTTCTAATGCTCCGATCGACTCGGTCGTAATATTGCATGCATGTGGTCATAATCCAACTGGTTTAGACCTTACTAAAGAACAATGGAAAACTATTGCTGAAATAATGAAA GAACGTCAATTGATACCGTTCTTCGACATCGCGTATCAAGGAATGGCGTCTGGAGATATTGAAGAAGACACCTGGGCTATTCGTCATTTCCATAAAGAAGGGTTTGAATTTCTCTGCGCACAATCATTTTCCAAGATGTTTACTATGTACA acGAACGAGTTGGTAATTTGATGGTTACACTAAAATCTGGTCATAACATTGATAGTATTAAAGTCCACTTCGAAAGAATCGTTAGAAGTATCTATTCAAATCCTCCAAACCATGGTGCCACGaccgttttcaaaatattatccgACCCCGAACTATACGACGAatg GTCAAGCAGTTTCAAAGCTAtggttaatcaaattattgaaataagaaAATCTTTTCGAAAAGCACTCGAGGAAGAAGGCGCTCCTGGAAAATGGAACCATATAACAAATCAAAAGggaatgtttataatgttaagcTTAACCG ACAGTCAAGTGGAATACTTGAGGTATTTTCATCACATTTATATGGTTAATTGTGGCCGTATAAATGCTACTGGACTgaatacgaaaaatattagttatgttGCTAAAGCAATTAATGATACATtaaggaaaaatatataa